The Carassius auratus strain Wakin chromosome 21, ASM336829v1, whole genome shotgun sequence sequence aaaatgaaaatcttagaatcgcccctgatcTGACATTTTGTGTGGTTATTCACTGTATTTAataatcacagattctagcctaAATCTTGGAATACATGACCCAAATTATAATTCTGACCATATAATGTCATCTGAACGAGTAATTAAGTCTGCCACactttgttctgaccaactgagggaaaaaagcattacaataaatcacGCTACCAATGGTGATTTAATCTAATGATCAATTAGCTCATCACATCAAAccgtgcaaattattattattgttatactttattctcaaagtattaaTATTAAGAATTTCAGCATTGCCTGACTATGAGTAGTGTGTATTGTAGGTTTATATGTCTGtacagtctaatctctaattgCCACATCATTCgaatttcatattaagaaattattttaacccaaaaagcAAACTATGCTCCCATCGAACCGGTAGTCTTACTGTGTAAACCCAGGCTAGCTGTAGCCTAATCAGAAGCgcatttaaaactggaatataatttaaattaattcacatGTTTCATATAATCTTTCTTTATTACAATCTgccatcaaaatgttttttttttttacatttaattattccagctgctgtgggaataatttttctgaaataaatacatgcatgtgtctgtatttatatatacataataaatatgcacagcatacatacatgtattttttggatgtaattaatcacaattaataatttgacacctttaaataaatacataatgccTGTTACATAAACCTATCTAATAATTTCCAGAGAACCATATGCATCAAGTGCATTATTCAGCAGTGctaacattttatgttttctcATTGTGTATGTTCCTTCTGCATGTGCCCTCACCATGGTGACTGTGATCATTAGCTGCTTTATCCCCACTGCTGGGTCGCCTATGGCAGCAGGAGACATGGAGGAGAATGAAGCTCTCACTCTGTCACTTTTTCTTTAGATGCACATAAACAAGTAGTTGGCCCTCTTAAATTGTCTGAAATAAAAGAGGGGACTGTGAAAGCAGTTAACCCTAAATAACCCTCACTGATGAAACTGGGTGTAACTACAGTAGCCCATGTCCTGCCAATGTGGGAAAGCATGTTTAATTATTGGTTACTTTGAACCAATAAACTACATACAAACCATTTAATGTTTccaacaaaatatgttttaaagtctTCAAATTAATAGGCTTAAATGGTCTTTAAACttcccatgttttttttatttgaggatCTTATTGATAATACAGTGcttcttcttttcatttttattgcctATTATTTGCTGTGAAATATTTAGTCTTGTGTCCATTTAGTCATGCCATTGTGTGTAGACTTCCCCTTAATTTGGCTTTCTGTATGTCAAAACATCTTCCCTTTGTTTGTGGAAagttacattatattaattattgtcAGGTCTAATTCAAAGGTCATTGTATTGAAAGTATTGTGCTAGTTTTGTTATTAAGAACATTGCTGGGAGCTTGTTTGTGACAATGATATGACAATCTGTCACATCCATTTCACAGTCTACATTCAAATGGCCATTGCAACATTTATATAAAGAATTGATGTCAGCTGATAATCTTAAAATGCAAAACTTCAGTTCACTTTTGCTTTGGCAGAGCTGTTTTGACATAGGCCTAAACATTGCCATTTATCACTGAAGATATTTAAGGGataaagtttgatttaaaatgatattgtttaataataaatgacTTGATATTAAAAGTAAAATCGGAATTAAGGTACTAATTATTAATTGAattaaccctcatgttgtgttGTTATTTTGACCCAGAAAGGATTTTCTTTCCCATTGCactaaaaattatttactttGCCCAAGCAGTATACACCACGACCACaagcatcatcaacaacaacaaaaaaggatcTCTCTTCTTctaatttttcttcttcttcttattttagATAATAAGAAATAAGCTATTTTGTAGTCTTGGAACCAAATTAGATAGAGTATTTTCAGCAAAAAGAGTAAAGATGTATAGGGCTTATCCTAATGTATGTTTTAcaattttttccatttaaatagtTATATCTTTTCTTAACGATTACAGTTCTCTTTGCAGTGCATGAAAGCAAACATAGTCCATTATGAAGGTTGTTGTCGTGGTCTGTGGCGCCACTCTCTGGTCATACTGGTCCATTAGCAGTGCTTACTGATTTATCCAAATATATTTTCCTCTCTGTTTTATCTTCCCGTACTTTAATTGATTGCATCTAGTGTACGTGCATATTCATACACTAAATATTATTTCCAAAATTTTGGGGTGTGAAATTTCCATAGACCCTTTTTGCAGGCATATAGACGTACGACGTAGTGACATCACGAACAGACAGGGTTGTCGTTCTGCGGTGTTGCCAAGACCATTTATTTTatgcttcttattattatttttttattattattttttttcactaagTTGCTTGTAAAAATCATATTAAACACAAACAGTTTTTAGGATTACTAGTGCTCAAACTACTTGAATGATGTGTGCATTTGTGACTTATATATGTGCAAAAGAGCGATTAATTTAGCTGGATAATTtgtgtatgtgaaatatttgaatTGTTTTAGCAAAAGAACTGGAAATAAATTTTTACTTCTGAAAAGTATTTAGTGTATGTTTCGTACATGTTTCAGTtatacatttattgtttattttaatttcccagagagatctggcaacactgtgGTGCGGTTTCCCTTGTGTTAGCTAAGCAACATCACGACCTTTGAAGTGGCCAACCCCGGTCGAATGAAGTCCGGACACAGGTTTTAGCATGTCAAATTTTGCCATGAGTGCCCTGTGCCGTATTTTAACTAGGGGAGTGTATTGCGGCCCGTCGTCTTGTTTATCTGTAGCGGGACTTCGGGATTATTGCAGCAGAGTCTCGCGACTGGACCGTGCTGGCAATGACAGGTGTTGCACCTTTAATGCTCCGGTTCACATACTGTTTATTACAAGGGAATACATGCGCGAGAGAGGGCTGTTACGTTAAAAAGTtccttattgttattatttttttttaactagacaTCCATGCATTCTGTACCGCATTAGCAAATTAGCCAGGTGTAGGTAGTTTTATTAAGAAGTAAAAAAAGGGCCAAACCAAAGCAAAAAATGCTAATCAAATAACATGCGTAATCTTAAATTTTGGCTACTTACAGGTGATGGTCACATAAATAAGTTATACATTAGCTAGAACTCTATTCTTTATGATTCTATAAACAAGGCCTATATCAACACATCTTTTCTTAAAATAACGTGTTGTTAAATCCTTTTCTCTTCTGAAAGCAAGCTGTCACTATTTTCATTGTTTTGAATGTGTGGAAGTCTTAATCTTTGTCTGCTTTGCTCTCTCTTAGCCCGGTCAATTTGACCTACAATGTGTTTGATGGGAAAGGAGACGACACGCCATTGGTGTTTCTTCATGGTTTATTTGGAAGCAAATCAAACTTTCACTCCATAGCCAAGTCCCTGGTTGAGCGGACTGGAAGGAAGGTATGCCTCCCGTTTCTCCAGTGGTTTAGAAGTGCTGTGGGCGTCAGAAAAGTCTCTGTGAGTGTCCTGACTGTATTTTGTCTAGTTAGGTGCTGACAGTAGATGCTCGCAACCATGGCAAAAGCCCACACAGTCCTGTCTTGACCTACGAAGCAATGACTCACGATCTGACGCATCTGCTTGGACAGCTTCACATTGGGAAGTGTGTCCTGATTGGACACAGCATGGGTGGCAAGGTTGCAATGACAACAGCTTTATCACAGGTATTACTTgcagtaatatttatttcatgcttGTATGTAGCATATTGAAACATATTTTAGGTCTTCTATAGCTAAGGGTCAATGACATGATATTCatgttgatgtatttatttattcaaaaatatataaaaatgcaattcatacagACATTGACTTGAATGAATTCCTTTTTGGATGATgatgatttaaatgtatgaattaaaattaattttgatcttTTTAAGGTGGATGAAGTCAAAAACTGCATGGTGATACAATTGCCACATCACAATgaagataaaaatataatttaagtagcATGGCGtggttatttaatattattagccTGATTGTTTTAGTATTAGGTCTTAGAAATTAAGCAGTTTTGGATTTGTTTCTGCCAAATCAAAATCAACCACCATCAACCACCATGCAGAAACACGTAAGAAATGGTCGACCTTCATTACTGTGTGCCAAGTTCAATAAGTCAAATAAGAAATAACTtataatttgacattttcatgACAAGCTTCGTTTGGGTTATAGATGGCATACATCTCATGTTATTAAAAATACCATGAAAATTTATCTTGGTAGTATACAAgtctttataaaaatatataatacagttCCATAAttaggggtcagtaagtttttgttgttattgttattgttgagCCTTTTTAtcaagcaaggatgcattacaatttcagctttaaattacaaaattctGTTACTTTATTTATGATTCTGTCTCTCTATCTCATGTAGCCTAGTTTAGTGGAACGTTTGGTGGTCGTGGACATTAGTCCCTCTCCGACTTCAGCCCACACCAATTTCAATGCCTACATTCAGGCAATGAAAGAGGTGAAGATAGTCAGTGATATCCCGCGTTCCACAGCACGAAGACTGGCTGAAGACCAGCTCAGGAAGATCGTTAAGGTAACCATATTAACCTTTTATCAGTTCATGTTTTCAGTGTTTGTGGCTTTTTTATTGCAATCATACAATAAATCACTCACATTTATGTTGTTTGCAGAAGCGTTCAGTGCGTCAGTTCCTCCTTACTAACCTGGAGGAGCAAAACGGTCACTATGGCTGGAGGGTTAACCTGGAAGCCATCTCAAACCACCTAGAAGACATGATGGGTTTTCCAGATTTTAATAACACCTATGAGGGTCCAACTCTTTTCTTGGGTGGCAGTAGTTCAGCCTATATAAGGTAAATTTAACCACTACTTCTACACATGTGCTAAGTGAATCTCTTTCAATAACTTATAATTtctttaatgcatgtttatttaagcTTATGTCTGTTTTCTTGCTGTGGACCTCTTGTTATTCTCATAGCTCGGAAGATTACCCTGAAATCCAGAGGCTCTTTCCTTGCGCCGATATCCAGTACATCCCAGATGCCAGTCACTGGATTCATGCTGACAAGCCTTTGGATTTCATCAGCTCCATAATAGCCTTCTTAAAATCATAGTCCTTGTCTCAGGAAAGGATACGCACAGGTGGGCCCAATAAAGGGACAGTGAATGAATCATAAGGGTATGGACCAAGATGACTTTTAATGAGTTAAGTCTAGTCTCTTACCTTATTATGCACAACTGAATCGTTACATAATTCCTGAAAGGTAGTTAGTGTATTCATCCTTTATGTTGTATTTGCACTTGTGGCTTAACCTAGTACATTAATTGCATTTCTGTCAAGAGGATATGTAGAAATCTGTCCATGACTTTAAATCAAGAGATGTTACATAATAGATCCAGCGGctttagaaaacaaaatattttaccttcatgaaattacatttctttcactattataattaaaaaatgtttcattgtattttttttttccatgtctgAATTATAATTGGActagatttacatttttcatttttttatatcttagatttttttaagcatattgTTGACATGGACACCCTTTCGCTGTTCTCTGATAAGAAATACAGTGATGTCTATGCATCAGTGCGTGACTTATTGAACTCTTTCCAGCTGAAAGCATCTCTCACAGACTCATCCTAAGATCCGATAAGACCACAAAACTTTGACGTGTTTGAATTTTTACTCTTTGAAATATTCTTATTAATGCTATAGGGCATAATAGATTagctttcttttttgtttaaaaactgtTGAGCCTGTGTTAGAAGTTAAGTGTTTTACTAAAACAGTGTTGTATGGCTTTAcaacaaacaaagatgctgcaatGTAACCAAGACACGTTTCAGAGCATCAAGAGTTATGATATCAGGTCCTACATTTCTGTTAAATACAACTGTTTTACTAgaaatctttctctctctcttttttggcCCTGGGTCCTTTTTCTTTTAAGCCCTTTGTTCTGTGTTTTAAAATAAGCAGATCAAATACATAAgcatgtgattaaaaaaaaaaaaaaaccctgtttcGGTGCTTGTTCGACTATTAGATGCCGCACAGTTGAACATTTCGTAACATGTACAGGTATGTTAGTCTGATTTATCACAGAGAGAACAATGTGCCTACCTCTGCACACTGTTTGTCATTTAATCTTGGTAGGTTTGTCACTATTATGAGTAATTATCGACGTACCAAAGCAGGGGATTATGGAAAGATTTTCCTTGACCAGTGGTGTGCTGATATTGTGTGTTGCGCACATTTAAGAATAAAC is a genomic window containing:
- the abhd11 gene encoding sn-1-specific diacylglycerol lipase ABHD11, whose product is MSNFAMSALCRILTRGVYCGPSSCLSVAGLRDYCSRVSRLDRAGNDSPVNLTYNVFDGKGDDTPLVFLHGLFGSKSNFHSIAKSLVERTGRKVLTVDARNHGKSPHSPVLTYEAMTHDLTHLLGQLHIGKCVLIGHSMGGKVAMTTALSQPSLVERLVVVDISPSPTSAHTNFNAYIQAMKEVKIVSDIPRSTARRLAEDQLRKIVKKRSVRQFLLTNLEEQNGHYGWRVNLEAISNHLEDMMGFPDFNNTYEGPTLFLGGSSSAYISSEDYPEIQRLFPCADIQYIPDASHWIHADKPLDFISSIIAFLKS